The sequence ACAATTTCAAAGTATAGGAATCAGTGTGACTTTACCAATGAATATACGGAAagtgtaagaaagaatataatatgtacgtcCTGCGATGttcaatttggaattacatagaagaaaatttagaaaagtCTTAatgaacgcagccattcgctcggcaatACTTGCACACCATAAGATGTTGATGAAacacaagtacttccgacccaggtcccaccgcgtggaggttgctgcagttggagacccacgggctgacggggtctctactctgaaattcgcgtgaccggtgTGTTCAAATGATcgacgttctataaaacgaagtccccggtaggacttttaatcgcgcccgaacactctcgggagtgttagaataacgatgactctaaattcgcgttcgcggcgtccacgcaccaaccgagaattcaggcggctaactggaggagggtcagtccactcttacggatagcaaaccattctctcggcagcacataaaccgacacacATCCAGTCAtttcgttttagcaatcaaacgatgTCCAttatcgcgcccgagaacacaacgcatgtgcccgccgacacacgcgcgagtgttcttcctatcctacccgtatccCGCGCGGATATATCGAGATTCGCGAAGAAGAGGCAAAGGcgatgagatagaaagaaaatgagaagagaaggaagccAGAACGAGAGAATggagcagaaaagaaagaaaagaatatccgtaagATGTAATGGAACACATGCACATGTGAAGAAGATGAGATtgggaagaaaagatgaacaTAGAATATCGACCAAAACCAGAGTAcaaaaatccagctcgatttttcgatgcagaaagaaggagacccgcacagaagcccacgcccatgagccctactcatgggtcccacccgagagaaaccatAATAATCTATTCCGAgcaattattacattatagagCTATGCGTTTCGATGAATAGAAACTACTATAAACTTACTGTTGAAGATACAAAAGACGTATGAAACCATGCGAAATGTAACTTGGAATTACatggaaaagattttgaaaaagattttaaagtaTGCAGCtattcgctcggtaatacttgtatcTCATAAGATTTCGACATAGCgaaagtattaccgacccaggtcccaccgcgtggaggttgctgcatgtaggacccgcgggctaacggggactctactctaaaatccgcgatccgagatgcctttccgcttcgggagcttcgggcttctcagcaaactggagatgtataaaaccccgcttacagattgctccactgtccacaccgtcggcttcagacatctcgagacacgaccggtcgtgtctatttcgatttcaaaaatcaaagcgtagtcctcggcaggacttaatctcgcgttcgcgaacacccacgcgcgtgccggccgtcacgcgcgtgagtgttttccttatcattcgcgtacggaagcaaggagacataccctccctgcatataataagaattatatgcagagaggttccattaacttccgtgtagaTATCCCACGTTGATCCGTCCCTCGAtaacctaatctgaaacagaaaaaaaataatagtagtgctaaatataaaatcaaaaattaaaaagataataaaaattaaatgtaagaacaaaaactaaaaagttaataaaattaaatataaaagcaaaagttaaaaagttaataaaagttaaattcaaaagcaaaaattaaaagtataatagaaattaaatataagaacaaaaattatatataaaattatatgcaaaaacttccctgtaaaaatttaatttcacgatgattggtCCCTCGAGGAttggtccctcgatgatctaacctgaaacagaaaaagtatgaaacagaatgagaaacagatataaagaaaatagggaAAGAacagacaaacagaaaaaggaaagaagggaaaatttGCCTATGTATGCATGAGAAAAATTGAATTCCGAACGATGAATATATCTGGAAGATCGGTTCAGTCGATGAAAATCagaatatcataattgaattcgatttttctttagtgaaagaacgaaacccgcctaaggcccacacccgagggcccctcccaagggtcccacccgaaactaacaattaataaatgttaataatagtGATTCATATAGTAAGTAAAAGTacgtaatatatgtaattatcaaaagtatacaatCATCAAGGTATGTAAGTGATAAAAGTAAATcagaatatatacgtatgataaCTAACATAAGTGggacgaaaaaattttctgtgcgttctcttagaaaattaatttaaaatttcgttatattgaaatttatttattgtggaaatataactaacaatgtagaatgaaattaatttaacgtctaattgaaattagacagaaaagattttggaaaaatattgaaatacgcagccattcgcccggtagtacttgcgttttataattacgtatatatttcaattacagatttttgatataatttagacatagattttaatatatcacaagtactaccggcccaggtcccaccgctagGAGGTTGCTGCGcttggggacccacgggctaacggggactctactctaatattcgcgtgaccggcgtgatcaaataatcggcgttctataaaacgaagtccccggtaggacttttaatcgcgcccgaacactcccgtgagtgttaaaataacggtgactctactctaaattcgcgttcgcggcgtccacgcaccaaccgagaattcaggcggctaactggaggagggtcagtccacgcttacggatagcagatccataccgctcggcagcacacgaaccgacacacgaccggtcattattcggtttagcaatcaaacgaagtcctttaccgtaggacttttattcgcgcccgagaacaccacgcctgtgtccgccgacacaggcgtgagtgttcttcctattctacccgtattcgcgtctaacgaTCGATCATGAACCGAACCAATCAACGATAAATCGGACCTGCGCCGATATATCGGAATCCGTGGAGGagcggagaagaagaagagatagaggaaaagaaatccggaacatgcgcgcacgtgaacACCATAgaacttaaaagaaaagaaagaaaagatatccgGAAGGTGCAATGAAACACGTGCAGATATGAAAGAGatgagattaaaaagaaaagatggacatagaaaagaaaagaaaaaagaaaatgaattcgacCGAAGTCAGAGTACTGaaatccagctcgatttttcagtacagaaagaaggagacccgcacagaagcccacgcccatgagccccactcatgggacccacccgagagaatctatcataattaatctcgaatgattacttcaataattacatagctatgcgaatcaatgaataaaaatgactgtGAACTTAATGttgaataaacgaaagatataagaaacaatgtgaaatataatttggaattacatagaataGATATTGGAAATGTCTTTGAAGCGTGCAGCtattcgctcggtaatacttgtatcTCATAAGATTTCGACATAGCgaaagtattaccgacccaggtcccaccacgaggaggtagctgcatctggggacccgcgggctaacggggactctactctaaaattcgcgatccgagatgcctttccgcttcgggagcttcgggcttctcagcaaactggagatgtataaaaccccgcttacagattgctccactgtccacaccgtcggcttcagacatctcgagacacgaccggtcgtgtctatttcgatttcgaaaatcaaagcgtagtcctcggtaggacttaatctcgcgtccgcgaacacccacgcgcgtgccggccgtcacgcgcgtgagtgttttccctatcattcgcgtacggaagcaaggagacataccctccctgcatataataagaattatatgcagaaaggttcctttaactcccgtgtaaaaatcccacgatgatccgtccctcgatcacctagagcctgaaacagaaaaagagtaaatgaAGAGAATAATGTAAGagtacaaattaaaaagacagtaaaaattaaatatagcagcgaaaactaaaaatttaataaaaattaaatataagaacaaaaattaaaaagttaataaaaccgaaatataaaaacaaaaattgaaatgttaataaaagttaaatacaaaagcaaaattaaatacaaaagcaataagtaaaagtataatagaaattaaatataaaatataaacaaaaataatatgtaaaattatatgcaaatacttccctgtaaaaatttaatttcacgatgatcggtcccacgatgatcggtccctcgatgatctaacctgaaacagaaaaagtatgaaacagaatgagaaatggatataaagaaaataggaaaagagaagaaaaatagaaaaatgaaagaaaaaggcaaaatttgcgtatgtacgcgcgagaaaaatagaattgcgaacgatgtgtgtgtatctcgAAGATCGGTTCAGTCGACGATAATCAGAATACCATagttgaattcgatttttctttcgtgaaagaacgaaacccgcctaaggcccacacccgagggcccctcccaagggtcccacccgagagaagatagagaagtTAATGAAGAACTTAATcaactatttaaaataattgttcaatCTTCAATATACAGCCATACACTGGGTAATCTGAAATCCTGGTAGGTCTCCTTCCTGTAAAAGTGAGCAGAGAATATGTCATGTATTTAAATGCACTTGTTTCATTCCCATGTACACTTTTATTCAGTGCACTTTCAGTAGTCCTCACAAGTGCCATATTCTATACGTttcgaaatcatttttttaatataaaacttgattttataaaaagaaaattatggatttaattgaactttagaaaagaaatatgagaaaaatttattaataataaaaatgtgtaaaatacgtaaaaattctattcccAATCGCATGGCACTGTGAGATGGGACCCGGAATGAATAGATCTTAGtttctgaaaattatattattattatataagagcattttgagtgacaacatggtataaataaaatatgactaagagtTATTCTCGAAGTGTTCTGTCGaaacttcgaaaataactctatagtctaatagttgccctcttgagccacaatttgtgggggcctcttcggcacatagcctcttctttgcttcgtgccctaacaacTATTATAGAACATTTGAACTATCGCCAAGAAACTAGAACTATCTCTTATTCTAAAACGTCAAAGAAAACTAACAAATCTAACGCAACTCTAAACcaatcctgaaacgaaaaatcgagaaagcatcggaagagaaacgagaattaatatattagtttctgaaaatcctaagctaaaaatcgattaacttaTTTTGTGTTCTACGCGTTgtgattctacaagtctctttatcttttatcaacgactctactctattttattctttcaaaagcaataactctattgagactttcttttattaataaaattgatgaatctttatttaaaaatgtaatgaaaaatcattggatgCTCCTTCTTACTAGCGATTTctctaattattagaaaataaattatacaatctcgcttgtaatccagaaactatccatcgcgaatgtcttcttgcttattcattattaaaattcgcgaatatcgCGGTACTTTACTATTTTggcgagagaaaattatttaaaaatacattcaaatagtcaaaatttcaaataattataattaacgcgtttaagcaagaagactctatcctgatctaataaataaatcaaaaaataacgaaccattcacgagtaaatctccaAAGAAATTTACTagtggtcactcattgctcttctactaattaattacaaccaatcactcgtgccgattcggacctttcgtcctcgacatgattgagtgatcggagggacttAAAAATTGACTTACTACTTTAGAAGTTCTGcgacggctccaaaacactggaccgcgatttaggtcgaaattgagggtggatgatctgtagttggttgaaaatgaggtaggtcgacatcgaagttggtcgagatcctcttcagtgatgcactgactttaattcgcggtagttatttattaacgaacggtcactgaatttacttaacgcaactctaaaatattttacaagtacagtctgtgcgactgttaaaaaatcaaaaactaCGCGagcaaacactgactctaaggactgcattgcacgcagtctatgcaaaaacacttatgctttaaatcgcgaaacgcgaacgaacaaacactgcttctacttcgcgataaatttattttagcgatactaTCACTCGATTACATCATTGCAACGCGCGCGATAGCaacgaggttctgaaacaaaaatacaaacgaaataattagtatcattgttataatgaaaactgtataaatcattcaacaaaatatgatagaaaaatatacttactttaagtcttcgttaatactcgctcgaTTTCGGCatcgtgcgaaaatttctaagtccacacatggagatagattttcaaagtcccccaaaggtgcgaaaatttctaagtccactcgtggagatagattttcaaagttcctcaaaTGTGCGAAAtattctaagtccactcgtggagatagattttcaaagtccccaagagtttcgaaaatttctaagtccgctcgtggagatagattttcaaagtcctcaaaggtttcgaaaatttctaagtccactcgtggagatagattttcaaagtccccaagaggttcgaaaatttctaagtccactcgtggagatagattttcaaagttcctcaaaTGTGCGAAAtattctaagtccactcgtggagatagattttcaaagtcccccaaaggtgcgaaaatttctaagtccactcgtggagatagattttcaaagttcctcaaaTGTGCGAAAtattctaagtccactcgtggagatagattttcaaagtcccccaaaggtgcgaaaatttctaagtccactcgtggagatagattttcaaagtccccaagagtttcgaaaatttctaagtccactcgtggagatagattttcaaagtccccaagagtttcgaaaatttctaagtccactcgtggagatagattttcaaagtcctcaaaggtttcgaaaatttctaagtccactcgtggagatagattttcaaagtccccaagagtttctaaaatttctaagtccactcgtggagatagattttcaaagtacacaagagtttcgaaaatttctaagtccacacatagagatagattttcaaagttccttaAAGGTgcggaaatttctaagttcactcgtcgaagtccaacgcacaactgaaccaggaTCCCGACATTATTGTCGTCTCCCGAACCCGAGTATCCCCACCTCGCATTTAAATCTTGAATGAAATAAGCTGTTATGTATTTGAAtaaactgttcgttaatacttgcacgaatggcatcccgaaattttctaagttcactggtcGAAGTTCAAAGCACGACTGAACTAGGAACAACAAAGCTCGGTCAATGACTATGTTGTCGACTCACGCAgaaaattatccccacttcgcatttaagtgtaaaatcaaataaactgttgtagaTATGAATTaaccgttcgttaatacttgcacgaatggcatcccgaaaatttctaagttcactggtcGAAGTCTAACGCGCAACTGAACAATAAAGATCGGCCAAAGACCCGacattgttgtcgtctctcgaagccgtgtatccccacttcgcattcaagtctaaaatcaaataaactgtcgcatatttgaattaactgttcgttaatacttgcacgaatggcatcccgaaattttctaagttcactggtcgaagtccaaagcacgacTGAGCTAGGAACAACAAAGCTCGGTCAATGACTATGTTGTCGACTCACGCAgaaaattatccccacttcgcatttaagtctaaaatcaaataaactgttgtagatttgaattaactgttcggtaATAgttgcacgaatggcatccgcgaaaatttctatgtacTCTCGTCGAGTTCCAAAGCACAACTAAACTAGTAAATGTCAAAGTCGTTTAGAGATCcgattttgttttcgactcacaaagaaaattatccccgcttcacaatttaattttaaaacaaaatatttctccgttattgaaaaaacattgaaatatgcaactATTTGAGCGGTGGTATATGAGTCCTTGACAACAGTTAAAGacaaagatgagaaaaaaagaaaaaagagaaaaagtaaagaaagaagaagagaaaaatagcaCTGCAAAGATACTGAAAGAGTAAACCGCCCAAAAGTCCacgcccctcccaagggtcccacccgagactattgaataataaaagttaataaaagtaattaatattataaataaaagtatataagtaataaaagtagaaaacaataaataagaatgacAGAACATAAGTGcgacagaaaagttttctgtgcgTTTTCGTCtgaattttataactttattaatttagaattttgatatattcaatttatctatATGTCGAAATCTAACCAACGaggtaaaatgtaattaatttaacgtttaattgaacttagacagacgagagatattgtaaaaatatagaaatatgcagccatccgcccggtaatacttgcgttttataattatatgtataatttagttacagactttaaatataattaagacatagatttcgatatatcgcaagtattaccgacccaggtcccaccgcgtggaggtagctgcatctggggacccacgaactaacggggactctactctttAAGATTCGCGAGACCGGCGTGAGcaaataatcgccgaacaaataaaacgaagtccccggtaggacttttaatcgcgctcggacactcacgtgagtgtccgaatgactctactgcaaaatacgcattaccggcgtaatcttatctctatattaagcaaataaaactaagtccacggtaggacacttaattcgcgcccgaacactcacgtggtgttagtacaacggtaattctactctaaaatacGCGTTCCCGGTGTTCGCGAGGCAACATGAGCGAACAGAGACATCAAGTCCGCAACGGTATCCTACTAGGGATGACGTTGAGGCCGTCAGCCTCGGATGCCCACATCCCACCTTTAAGCACGACCGTCCGTGCCTTTCgtatttcgaacaataaaacgaagtccacggtaggactttaatcgcgcccgaacatcCACGTGAGTGctagaataacggtgactctactctaattcgcggtcccgcggggttgcatacacctcaccatggactcaggtgactatagatataaggtgggtcagtcaacggactgaacatccttacaaatagccatataccatcctcctcagtagcacatagaccgtctcactctacagtcatccgatgaccgtatcacgaccggtcatttattcgtttttagcaatcaaacgaagtccattatcgtaggacttttaatcgcgcccgggaacaccacgcctgtgcccgccgacacacgcgcaagtgttctttctatcctacccgtattcgcgcctaacgatcgaatatgaagcaaaccattcgacgatacgtCGAACCTGCGCGACATATCGAAATCcgtgaagaagaggagaagaagaagagaaagagaggaaagaaagccggaacgtgcgcgcatgtgagAACCATAGAActcggaagaaaagaaagaaaagaatatctggAAGGTGCAATGAAACACGTGCACGAACGCGTGAAAtagatgaaattgaaaagaaaagatgggcATAGAACATCGACCAAAACCAGAGAACGAAAATCTAGCTGGGTTTTTGGTattgaaagaaggagacccgcacagaagcccacgcccatgagcccctctcatgggtcccacccgagagagactatgataattaatctcgactaaatatttcaatattatagaTCTAACAATTTCAAAGAATAGATACGTGAATTGACTAATGAATATACGGAAAgtgtaagaaagaatgtaaaatgtacgtccttcgatgtttaatttggaattacataggaGAAATTTTGGAGAAGTCttaaagaacgcagccattcgctcggcaatACTTGCACACCATAAGATATTGATGAAacacaagtacttccgacccaggtcccaccgcgtggaggttgctgcagttggagacccacgggctgACGGGGTCTCTAGTctgaaattcgcgtgaccggcgtgatcaagtAATCGGCgttcaataaaacgaagtccccggtaggacttttaatcgcgcccgaacactcccgtgagtgttaaaataacggtgaccctactctaaattcgcgttcgcggcgtccacgtaccaaccgagaattcaggcggctaacaggaggagggtcagtccacgcttacggatagcaaaccatattactcggcagcacacgaaccgacacacgaccgatcattattcggtttagcaatcaaacgaagtccattaccgtaggacttttattcgcgcccgagaacaccacgtctgtgcccgccgacacaggcggaaatgttcttcctatcgtatccgtattcgcgtctaacaaTCGATCATGAACCGAACCTTTCGACGATACATTGGACCTAcgccgatatatcgaaatccgcgaagaagaggaaaagaaaaccggaacatgcgcgcacgtaaAACCGATAGAACTccgaagaaaagatggacatagaataTCGGTATTCCCGACATaaaccagagtacgaaaattgagttcgatttttccgtactgaaagaaggagacccgcacagaagcccacgcccatgagccccactcatgggacccacccgagaggaactgtaataattatcttgaataattatttcaattattacatacgtcaaatatattaatattactacgCGAATCcacgaataaaaatgactgTGAACTTATTGCTGGATATACGAAAGATGTAAGAAACAATGTGAAAtgtaatttggaattacatagaaaagatcttggaaaaatgtagaaatgtgcagccattcgctcggaaatacttgCAGCTTCCAAGATTTCGATACACAACAAGTActgccgacccaggtcccaccgcgtggaggttgctgcatgtggagacccacggactaacggtgactctactttttactacttctactactatcaagaaagcaaagcaacggggcgacctccactcccgacgaattcaagcctccaaacgctaaaattgcagccccatgcgtctccgcatttgggaaccgacttacgcatagctcaactatccaacatcggaagcttcgatcaccacttaAGCACGACCGATtgtgctttcgcgacaaacgccggaacccaaaatggaatctaccgcagtcacgatacttacgcgagcattccggaaacactcacgcgaatatgttgaatgCGTTAGAGCCAATTTtggacttaatcgcgcccgagaacaccaacgcctatgccagccgacataagcgagtgttcttctatcttgcccgaacgggagaaaagaaatccatcTACGccagaggtagaaagattctttaaacacccgtgtaaaaatctaaatccCTCCATGGTCCTTGGGCGGTGGAACGGTTGCGGCACGTGGAAATGCACGGACTAACgtggactctactctaaaatccgcgatccgagatgcctttccgcttcgggagcttcaagcttctcagcaaactggagatgtataaaaccccgct is a genomic window of Vespula vulgaris chromosome 20, iyVesVulg1.1, whole genome shotgun sequence containing:
- the LOC127071144 gene encoding uncharacterized protein LOC127071144 yields the protein MPFVQVLTNSLFKYITAYFIQDLNARWGYSGSGDDNNVGILVQLCVGLRRVNLEISAPLRNFENLSLCVDLEIFETLVYFENLSPRVDLEILETLGDFENLSPRVDLEIFETFEDFENLSPRVDLEIFETLGDFENLSPRVDLEIFETLGDFENLSPRVDLEIFAPLGDFENLSPRVDLEYFAHLRNFENLSPRVDLEIFAPLGDFENLSPRVDLEYFAHLRNFENLSPRVDLEIFEPLGDFENLSPRVDLEIFETFEDFENLSPRADLEIFETLGDFENLSPRVDLEYFAHLRNFENLSPRVDLEIFAPLGDFENLSPCVDLEIFARCRNRASINEDLKTSLLSRALQ